The Rhineura floridana isolate rRhiFlo1 chromosome 10, rRhiFlo1.hap2, whole genome shotgun sequence genome includes a region encoding these proteins:
- the LOC133365026 gene encoding uncharacterized protein LOC133365026 — MKSVPVPLFLFFSILSSTVSQVVIHYTSSGGTCGDTCGYHGYAYTWCKQSGGNGKAWGYCSLEEGLEASGKHCASSCDFWGGSYRYCHLKNGGWNYCGLLRQQDFFPEYSQDNNMCLSSCRASKGCFQCDTAHGTQRCSPFRDVTPSGLPCHDNYRCGKFGHDVYRCQINNNESNWDSCGRKSLDKCVWFYSLAEICILPISQKEGQIIFRRERRANMLPPTKEEFKNAVHLIDNITSITSLPDVRPLATVHLYKQESIFCKGINYTNVEVKIGSANETVPIAHVLVPEFLSSVEVLRLAFYTSLHSTFYQPAYTIAVSIGEPMLCSLTTSDYPATFFAP; from the coding sequence ATGAAGAGTGTTCCTGtgcctttatttttattcttttctaTTCTGTCTTCCACTGTCTCCCAAGTTGTTATTCATTATACAAGCTCTGGGGGGACATGTGGAGATACTTGTGGGTATCATGGCTACGCTTATACCTGGTGCAAGCAAAGTGGGGGCAATGGGAAAGCTTGGGGCTACTGTTCCTTAGAAGAAGGCCTGGAAGCTTCAGGTAAACACTGTGCCTCATCCTGCGATTTCTGGGGCGGCTCTTACCGCTACTGCCACTTAAAAAATGGAGGATGGAACTACTGTGGATTGCTACGCCAGCAGGACTTCTTTCCTGAATATTCCCAGGACAACAATATGTGTCTCAGTAGTTGCCGAGCAAGTAAAGGATGTTTCCAATGTGATACGGCCCATGGTACCCAGCGTTGCTCTCCATTCCGCGATGTAACTCCCTCTGGTTTGCCCTGCCATGATAACTACCGTTGTGGCAAATTCGGACACGATGTGTATCGATGCCAGATAAATAACAATGAAAGCAACTGGGATTCCTGTGGACGCAAGAGTCTGGATAAGTGTGTATGGTTCTACTCCCTGGCAGAGATTTGCATCCTTCCCATCTCTCAGAAGGAAGGCCAGATCATCTTCCGTAGAGAAAGGAGGGCCAATATGCTGCCGCCCACCAAGGAGGAATTCAAAAATGCAGTCCACCTGATTGACAATATAACCTCCATCACAAGTCTCCCAGATGTGAGGCCTCTGGCAACTGTGCATCTGTATAAGCAAGAGAGTATCTTCTGTAAGGGCATCAATTATACCAATGTAGAGGTGAAGATAGGCAGCGCCAATGAAACTGTTCCCATTGCGCATGTCCTTGTTCCAGAGTTCCTGAGCTCTGTTGAGGTCTTACGCTTAGCATTTTATACCAGCCTCCATAGCACCTTTTATCAACCTGCATATACCAT